In a genomic window of Aeromonas veronii:
- a CDS encoding type II toxin-antitoxin system HipA family toxin — protein sequence MANLAVYMNGYRVGTFTKTTSGAHHFQYHESWLAQPGSRPISLSMPLRHQTYRGDEAYNFFDNLLPDNTEVRNRVVARYQAASTQPFDLLSCIGQDSVGALQLVTEGHDVPDVRRIDYKALSDDELEQILTSYKSGIPLGMVREQEEFRISIAGAQEKTALLYLDGRWYLPLNATPTTHIIKLPIGKIESHSYSIDLSQSVENEYLCTLIAKEFGLPVPHCFMMQVGQVKALAVERFDRRYAADRSWIMRLPQEDFCQVLNVPSARKYENHGGPGITDIMKTLLGSATPEQDRYLFMKSQVLFWLLAATDGHAKNFSVFIEPEGRFRLTPFYDILSVYPVFGGRGLNRRDAKLAMGLASSKGKKYAIEQIFPRHFFQTAKAVGFERSAMEEILTELANSVDDVIERVTQQLPAGFPDTISSTILEGLKARSARLIKGWD from the coding sequence ATGGCCAATCTGGCTGTCTATATGAACGGCTATCGGGTAGGCACATTCACCAAAACTACCAGCGGCGCCCATCATTTTCAGTACCATGAGTCATGGCTAGCACAACCGGGCAGCCGTCCGATCTCACTCTCCATGCCATTGCGCCATCAGACCTACCGGGGCGATGAAGCCTATAACTTCTTCGACAACCTGCTGCCAGATAATACGGAGGTGAGAAACAGGGTTGTAGCACGCTATCAAGCGGCATCAACCCAGCCCTTCGATCTGCTCAGTTGCATTGGCCAGGATAGCGTAGGGGCATTACAGCTGGTTACCGAAGGGCACGATGTTCCAGATGTCAGGCGAATCGACTACAAGGCACTTTCCGATGACGAGCTCGAGCAGATCCTGACCAGCTACAAATCAGGAATCCCTTTGGGGATGGTCAGGGAGCAAGAGGAGTTCCGGATCTCTATCGCCGGGGCGCAAGAAAAGACTGCACTGCTCTATCTCGATGGCCGTTGGTACTTGCCACTCAATGCAACGCCGACAACCCACATAATCAAACTCCCTATCGGCAAGATTGAAAGCCACTCCTACTCGATAGACCTCTCCCAGAGCGTAGAAAACGAATATCTCTGCACTCTGATTGCCAAGGAGTTTGGTCTACCCGTACCTCACTGCTTCATGATGCAGGTTGGCCAGGTCAAAGCACTGGCTGTGGAACGCTTCGACAGACGTTACGCTGCCGATCGCAGTTGGATCATGCGCCTTCCCCAAGAAGATTTCTGTCAGGTATTGAATGTTCCGTCAGCACGGAAATACGAGAACCATGGAGGACCGGGGATCACTGACATCATGAAAACCTTGCTGGGCTCTGCGACACCAGAACAGGATCGCTACCTATTCATGAAATCTCAGGTCCTGTTCTGGCTGCTGGCGGCCACCGATGGCCATGCAAAAAACTTCTCGGTCTTTATTGAGCCGGAAGGGCGTTTTCGCCTGACCCCTTTTTACGACATCCTATCTGTCTATCCAGTATTTGGCGGCCGAGGCCTCAACCGAAGGGACGCCAAGCTCGCTATGGGCCTAGCAAGCAGCAAGGGAAAGAAGTACGCCATTGAGCAGATATTCCCGCGTCATTTCTTCCAAACGGCGAAAGCTGTGGGATTTGAGCGTTCTGCTATGGAAGAGATCCTGACAGAACTGGCCAACTCCGTTGATGATGTTATTGAGCGCGTTACACAGCAATTGCCAGCAGGCTTCCCCGATACCATCAGCAGCACCATTCTAGAGGGCCTAAAAGCCCGCTCAGCCAGGCTGATAAAGGGCTGGGATTAA
- a CDS encoding helix-turn-helix domain-containing protein, translated as MKVTSAKQLSACIKDARLSQKLSQGKVAEKVGIRQDTVSSFELNPESTKLETLFKILAALELSVDIKPRNESSESPASGWKEEW; from the coding sequence ATGAAAGTAACCAGCGCCAAGCAGCTGAGCGCCTGTATCAAGGATGCCAGGCTTTCTCAAAAGCTCTCTCAAGGCAAAGTGGCCGAGAAAGTAGGGATTAGGCAAGACACAGTCTCCAGCTTCGAGCTCAACCCTGAGTCCACCAAGCTGGAGACCCTGTTCAAGATCCTCGCGGCACTCGAGTTGTCAGTGGATATCAAACCCCGCAATGAGTCATCCGAGAGTCCGGCATCGGGCTGGAAGGAGGAGTGGTAA
- the dfrA12 gene encoding trimethoprim-resistant dihydrofolate reductase DfrA12, translating to MNSESVRIYLVAAMGANRVIGNGPNIPWKIPGEQKIFRRLTEGKVVVMGRKTFESIGKPLPNRHTLVISRQANYRATGCVVVSTLSHAIALASELGNELYVAGGAEIYTLALPHAHGVFLSEVHQTFEGDAFFPMLNETEFELVSTETIQAVIPYTHSVYARRNG from the coding sequence ATGAACTCGGAATCAGTACGCATTTATCTCGTTGCTGCGATGGGAGCCAATCGGGTTATTGGCAATGGTCCTAATATCCCCTGGAAAATTCCGGGTGAGCAGAAGATTTTTCGCAGACTCACTGAGGGAAAAGTCGTTGTCATGGGGCGAAAGACCTTTGAGTCTATCGGCAAGCCTCTACCGAACCGTCACACATTGGTAATCTCACGCCAAGCTAACTACCGCGCCACTGGCTGCGTAGTTGTTTCAACGCTGTCGCACGCTATCGCTTTGGCATCCGAACTCGGCAATGAACTCTACGTCGCGGGCGGAGCTGAGATATACACTCTGGCACTACCTCACGCCCACGGCGTGTTTCTATCTGAGGTACATCAAACCTTCGAGGGTGACGCCTTCTTCCCAATGCTCAACGAAACAGAATTCGAGCTTGTCTCAACCGAAACCATTCAAGCTGTAATTCCGTACACCCACTCCGTTTATGCGCGTCGAAACGGCTAA
- a CDS encoding DUF1010 domain-containing protein, translated as MFIQTAFSFSGVIQCLFCLFSGLRLHGLRRFSVFLASSPCVASASSYRFCSAVPPRWRSVFSRLAPVAKFKLSVLASGSNISVKPTRILRSAYLAR; from the coding sequence ATGTTTATTCAAACGGCATTTAGCTTTTCAGGCGTTATTCAGTGCCTGTTTTGCCTTTTTTCCGGGCTTCGCCTGCATGGGCTGCGCAGGTTTTCAGTCTTTTTGGCCTCTAGCCCTTGCGTAGCAAGCGCAAGCAGCTATCGTTTTTGCAGTGCTGTGCCGCCTCGGTGGCGCAGCGTTTTTTCACGGTTAGCGCCCGTCGCCAAATTCAAGTTATCCGTTTTGGCTTCTGGTTCTAACATTTCGGTCAAGCCGACCCGCATTCTGCGGTCGGCTTACCTCGCCCGTTAG
- a CDS encoding quaternary ammonium compound efflux SMR transporter QacE delta 1, with translation MKGWLFLVIAIVGEVIATSALKSSEGFTKLAPSAVVIIGYGIAFYFLSLVLKSIPVGVAYAVWSGLGVVIITAIAWLLHGQKLDAWGFVGMGLIIAAFLLARSPSWKSLRRPTPW, from the coding sequence ATGAAAGGCTGGCTTTTTCTTGTTATCGCAATAGTTGGCGAAGTAATCGCAACATCCGCATTAAAATCTAGCGAGGGCTTTACTAAGCTTGCCCCTTCCGCCGTTGTCATAATCGGTTATGGCATCGCATTTTATTTTCTTTCTCTGGTTCTGAAATCCATCCCTGTCGGTGTTGCTTATGCAGTCTGGTCGGGACTCGGCGTCGTCATAATTACAGCCATTGCCTGGTTGCTTCATGGGCAAAAGCTTGATGCGTGGGGCTTTGTAGGTATGGGGCTCATAATTGCTGCCTTTTTGCTCGCCCGATCCCCATCGTGGAAGTCGCTGCGGAGGCCGACGCCATGGTGA
- the sul1 gene encoding sulfonamide-resistant dihydropteroate synthase Sul1, protein MVTVFGILNLTEDSFFDESRRLDPAGAVTAAIEMLRVGSDVVDVGPAASHPDARPVSPADEIRRIAPLLDALSDQMHRVSIDSFQPETQRYALKRGVGYLNDIQGFPDPALYPDIAEADCRLVVMHSAQRDGIATRTGHLRPEDALDEIVRFFEARVSALRRSGVAADRLILDPGMGFFLSPAPETSLHVLSNLQKLKSALGLPLLVSVSRKSFLGATVGLPVKDLGPASLAAELHAIGNGADYVRTHAPGDLRSAITFSETLAKFRSRDARDRGLDHA, encoded by the coding sequence ATGGTGACGGTGTTCGGCATTCTGAATCTCACCGAGGACTCCTTCTTCGATGAGAGCCGGCGGCTAGACCCCGCCGGCGCTGTCACCGCGGCGATCGAAATGCTGCGAGTCGGATCAGACGTCGTGGATGTCGGACCGGCCGCCAGCCATCCGGACGCGAGGCCTGTATCGCCGGCCGATGAGATCAGACGTATTGCGCCGCTCTTAGACGCCCTGTCCGATCAGATGCACCGTGTTTCAATCGACAGCTTCCAACCGGAAACCCAGCGCTATGCGCTCAAGCGCGGCGTGGGCTACCTGAACGATATCCAAGGATTTCCTGACCCTGCGCTCTATCCCGATATTGCTGAGGCGGACTGCAGGCTGGTGGTTATGCACTCAGCGCAGCGGGATGGCATCGCCACCCGCACCGGTCACCTTCGACCCGAAGACGCGCTCGACGAGATTGTGCGGTTCTTCGAGGCGCGGGTTTCCGCCTTGCGACGGAGCGGGGTCGCTGCCGACCGGCTCATCCTCGATCCGGGGATGGGATTTTTCTTGAGCCCCGCACCGGAAACATCGCTGCACGTGCTGTCGAACCTTCAAAAGCTGAAGTCGGCGTTGGGGCTTCCGCTATTGGTCTCGGTGTCGCGGAAATCCTTCTTGGGCGCCACCGTTGGCCTTCCTGTAAAGGATCTGGGTCCAGCGAGCCTTGCGGCGGAACTTCACGCGATCGGCAATGGCGCTGACTACGTCCGCACCCACGCGCCTGGAGATCTGCGAAGCGCAATCACCTTCTCGGAAACCCTCGCGAAATTTCGCAGTCGCGACGCCAGAGACCGAGGGTTAGATCATGCCTAG
- the chrA gene encoding chromate efflux transporter, which yields MTNNPTDDSRPWSVFLIFLRLGLTSFGGPIAHLGYFRAEFVTRRRWLSERSYADLVALCQFLPGPASSQVGIAVGLSRAGYSGALAAWAGFTLPSAIALILFALGISSYGDYVSQGALHGLKVVAVAVVAQAVWGMARNLCTDGLRVTIMAIATCVVLLVPSAWGQVGVIAIAGIAGRLLFKPAKVVEHDPLPITVSHRAGVLWLSLFFVLLIGLPVLAELMPSQTMAMVDSFYRVGSLVFGGGHVVLPLLQAEVVPSGWVNNESFLAGYGAAQAVPGPLFTFAAFLGASMNTAPSGWIGGIVCLLAIFAPSFLLVVGSMPFWERLRRNTGIQAALAGINAAVVGLLLAALYQPVWTSAIFQPQDFGLALVALVALMFWKLPPWLVVLGSGAAGWLLSVAL from the coding sequence ATGACGAATAACCCTACCGATGACAGCAGACCATGGTCGGTCTTTCTTATTTTTCTGCGGCTTGGATTGACATCTTTTGGCGGCCCCATTGCGCACTTGGGCTACTTCCGCGCCGAATTTGTCACACGGCGGCGCTGGCTCTCCGAACGGAGCTATGCTGACTTGGTCGCGCTTTGTCAGTTCTTGCCAGGGCCTGCAAGCAGCCAGGTCGGCATAGCGGTAGGACTGTCTCGGGCTGGATACAGCGGGGCGCTGGCTGCTTGGGCTGGCTTCACGCTGCCGTCTGCCATAGCCTTGATCCTTTTTGCGCTCGGCATCTCCAGCTATGGCGATTACGTCTCGCAGGGCGCGTTGCATGGCTTAAAAGTGGTGGCTGTGGCCGTGGTCGCTCAAGCAGTATGGGGCATGGCGCGTAACCTATGCACGGATGGGCTGCGAGTCACCATCATGGCAATTGCTACCTGCGTCGTTTTACTTGTGCCGTCCGCGTGGGGACAGGTTGGCGTGATTGCTATCGCAGGCATCGCAGGCCGGTTATTGTTCAAGCCAGCGAAAGTTGTTGAGCATGACCCCCTACCTATCACGGTCAGTCACCGGGCCGGCGTGCTTTGGCTCTCGCTGTTCTTTGTCTTGCTGATTGGCCTGCCGGTGTTGGCCGAACTGATGCCAAGTCAAACCATGGCAATGGTGGATTCCTTCTATCGTGTCGGATCACTGGTGTTCGGCGGTGGTCACGTTGTGCTGCCATTACTGCAAGCCGAAGTGGTGCCCTCCGGCTGGGTCAACAATGAATCCTTTCTCGCGGGGTACGGGGCAGCTCAAGCGGTGCCCGGCCCTTTGTTCACGTTCGCCGCGTTTCTTGGTGCCTCGATGAACACCGCCCCGTCGGGCTGGATCGGCGGCATTGTGTGTCTGCTGGCTATCTTCGCGCCCTCGTTCTTGCTGGTCGTCGGATCAATGCCATTTTGGGAGCGTTTGCGCCGCAATACAGGCATCCAAGCTGCGCTGGCCGGGATCAATGCCGCTGTAGTCGGCTTGCTGCTGGCCGCGCTGTATCAGCCTGTATGGACTAGCGCCATCTTTCAGCCGCAAGACTTCGGCTTGGCATTAGTTGCCCTTGTCGCACTTATGTTCTGGAAGCTCCCGCCGTGGCTGGTTGTCCTCGGTAGCGGTGCAGCTGGGTGGCTGTTGAGCGTCGCTCTGTGA
- a CDS encoding PadR family transcriptional regulator, translating to MTDKDLYGGLIRLHILHHAAEEPVFGLGIIEELRRHGYEMSAGTVYPMLHGLEKKGYLTSRHERTGRRERRVYDITEQGRTALADAKTKVKELFGELVEGG from the coding sequence ATGACTGACAAAGACCTCTACGGCGGTTTGATCCGCCTGCACATCCTTCACCATGCAGCCGAGGAACCTGTCTTTGGGCTGGGGATCATCGAAGAGCTACGCCGACACGGCTACGAGATGAGCGCTGGCACCGTGTACCCGATGCTGCACGGCCTGGAAAAAAAAGGCTATCTGACCTCACGCCACGAACGCACCGGGCGACGTGAACGGCGTGTTTATGACATCACTGAACAAGGCAGAACTGCACTTGCTGATGCGAAAACAAAGGTCAAGGAGCTGTTCGGAGAGTTGGTAGAAGGTGGTTGA
- the mphR(A) gene encoding macrolide-binding transcriptional repressor MphR(A) gives MPRPKLKSDDEVLEAATVVLKRCGPIEFTLSGVAKEVGLSRAALIQRFTNRDTLLVRMMERGVEQVRHYLNAIPIGAGPQGLWEFLQVLVRSMNTRNDFSVNYLISWYELQVPELRTLAIQRNRAVVEGIRKRLPPGAPAAAELLLHSVIAGATMQWAVDPDGELADHVLAQIAAILCLMFPEHDDFQLLQAHA, from the coding sequence ATGCCCCGCCCCAAGCTCAAGTCCGATGACGAGGTACTCGAGGCCGCCACCGTAGTGCTGAAGCGTTGCGGTCCCATAGAGTTCACGCTCAGCGGAGTAGCAAAGGAGGTGGGGCTCTCCCGCGCAGCGTTAATCCAGCGCTTCACCAACCGCGATACGCTGCTGGTGAGGATGATGGAGCGCGGCGTCGAGCAGGTGCGGCATTACCTGAATGCGATACCGATAGGCGCAGGGCCGCAAGGGCTCTGGGAATTTTTGCAGGTGCTCGTTCGGAGCATGAACACTCGCAACGACTTCTCGGTGAACTATCTCATCTCCTGGTACGAGCTCCAGGTGCCGGAGCTACGCACGCTTGCGATCCAGCGGAACCGCGCGGTGGTGGAGGGGATCCGCAAGCGACTGCCCCCAGGTGCTCCTGCGGCAGCTGAGTTGCTCCTGCACTCGGTCATCGCTGGCGCGACGATGCAGTGGGCCGTCGATCCGGATGGTGAGCTAGCTGATCATGTGCTGGCTCAGATCGCTGCCATCCTGTGTTTAATGTTTCCCGAACACGACGATTTCCAACTCCTCCAGGCACATGCGTAA
- a CDS encoding Mph(A) family macrolide 2'-phosphotransferase gives MTVVTTADTSQLYALAARHGLKLHGPLTVNELGLDYRIVIATVDDGRRWVLRIPRRAEVSAKVEPEARVLAMLKNRLPFAVPDWRVANAELVAYPMLEDSTAMVIQPGSSTPDWVVPQDSEVFAESFATALAALHAVPISAAVDAGMLIRTPTQARQKVADDVDRVRREFVVNDKRLHRWQRWLDDDSSWPDFSVVVHGDLYVGHVLIDNTERVSGMIDWSEARVDDPAIDMAAHLMVFGEEGLAKLLLTYEAAGGRVWPRLAHHIAERLAFGAVTYALFALDSGNEEYLAAAKAQLAAAE, from the coding sequence ATGACCGTAGTCACGACCGCCGATACCTCCCAACTGTACGCACTTGCAGCCCGACATGGGCTCAAGCTCCATGGCCCGCTGACTGTCAATGAGCTTGGGCTCGACTATAGGATCGTGATCGCCACCGTCGACGATGGACGTCGGTGGGTGCTGCGCATCCCGCGCCGAGCCGAGGTAAGCGCGAAGGTCGAACCAGAGGCGCGGGTGCTGGCAATGCTCAAGAATCGCCTGCCGTTCGCGGTGCCGGACTGGCGCGTGGCCAACGCCGAGCTCGTTGCCTATCCCATGCTCGAAGACTCGACTGCGATGGTCATCCAGCCTGGTTCGTCCACGCCCGACTGGGTCGTGCCGCAGGACTCGGAGGTCTTCGCGGAGAGCTTCGCGACCGCGCTCGCCGCCCTGCATGCCGTCCCCATTTCCGCCGCCGTGGATGCGGGGATGCTCATCCGTACACCGACGCAGGCCCGTCAGAAGGTGGCCGACGACGTTGACCGCGTCCGACGCGAGTTCGTGGTGAACGACAAGCGCCTCCACCGGTGGCAGCGCTGGCTCGACGACGATTCGTCGTGGCCAGATTTCTCCGTGGTGGTGCATGGCGATCTCTACGTGGGCCATGTGCTCATCGACAACACGGAGCGCGTCAGCGGGATGATCGACTGGAGCGAGGCCCGCGTTGATGACCCTGCCATCGACATGGCCGCGCACCTTATGGTCTTTGGTGAAGAGGGGCTCGCGAAGCTCCTCCTCACGTATGAAGCGGCCGGTGGCCGGGTGTGGCCGCGGCTCGCCCACCACATCGCGGAGCGCCTTGCGTTCGGGGCGGTCACCTACGCACTCTTCGCCCTCGACTCGGGTAACGAAGAGTACCTCGCTGCGGCGAAGGCGCAGCTCGCCGCAGCGGAATGA
- a CDS encoding IS6-like element IS26 family transposase, which yields MNPFKGRHFQRDIILWAVRWYCKYGISYRELQEMLAERGVNVDHSTIYRWVQRYAPEMEKRLRWYWRNPSDLCPWHMDETYVKVNGRWAYLYRAVDSRGRTVDFYLSSRRNSKAAYRFLGKILNNVKKWQIPRFINTDKAPAYGRALALLKREGRCPSDVEHRQIKYRNNVIECDHGKLKRIIGATLGFKSMKTAYATIKGIEVMRALRKGQASAFYYGDPLGEMRLVSRVFEM from the coding sequence ATGAACCCATTCAAAGGCCGGCATTTTCAGCGTGACATCATTCTGTGGGCCGTACGCTGGTACTGCAAATACGGCATCAGTTACCGTGAGCTGCAGGAGATGCTGGCTGAACGCGGAGTGAATGTCGATCACTCCACGATTTACCGCTGGGTTCAGCGTTATGCGCCTGAAATGGAAAAACGGCTGCGCTGGTACTGGCGTAACCCTTCCGATCTTTGCCCGTGGCACATGGATGAAACCTACGTGAAGGTCAATGGCCGCTGGGCGTATCTGTACCGGGCCGTCGACAGCCGGGGCCGCACTGTCGATTTTTATCTCTCCTCCCGTCGTAACAGCAAAGCTGCATACCGGTTTCTGGGTAAAATCCTCAACAACGTGAAGAAGTGGCAGATCCCGCGATTCATCAACACGGATAAAGCGCCCGCCTATGGTCGCGCGCTTGCTCTGCTCAAACGCGAAGGCCGGTGCCCGTCTGACGTTGAACACCGACAGATTAAGTACCGGAACAACGTGATTGAATGCGATCATGGCAAACTGAAACGGATAATCGGCGCCACGCTGGGATTTAAATCCATGAAGACGGCTTACGCCACCATCAAAGGTATTGAGGTGATGCGTGCACTACGCAAAGGCCAGGCCTCAGCATTTTATTATGGTGATCCCCTGGGCGAAATGCGCCTGGTAAGCAGAGTTTTTGAAATGTAA
- a CDS encoding EAL domain-containing protein, whose translation MAQAAARGQLDLHYQPLVDLRDHRIAGAEALMRWRHPRLGLLPPGQFLPLAESFGLMPEIGAWVLGEACRQMHKWQGPAWQPFRLAINVSASQVGPTFDDEVKRVLADMALPAELLEIELTESVAFGNPALFASFDALRAIGVRFAADDFGTGYSCLQHLKCCPITTLKIDQSFVARLPDDARDQTIVRAVIQLAHGLGMDVIFRRRLHQLIGRNGCCAASS comes from the coding sequence TTGGCGCAGGCGGCGGCGCGCGGACAGCTTGACCTGCATTACCAGCCGCTGGTCGATCTGCGCGATCACCGGATCGCTGGCGCGGAAGCGTTGATGCGCTGGCGGCATCCGAGGCTTGGCCTGTTGCCGCCCGGCCAGTTCCTGCCGCTGGCCGAGTCGTTCGGCCTGATGCCGGAAATAGGCGCGTGGGTGCTGGGCGAGGCCTGTCGCCAGATGCACAAGTGGCAAGGACCGGCATGGCAACCGTTCCGTCTTGCCATCAATGTGTCCGCCAGCCAGGTTGGGCCAACGTTCGACGACGAGGTAAAGCGGGTGCTGGCCGATATGGCCCTGCCCGCCGAGCTTCTGGAGATCGAACTGACCGAATCGGTCGCATTCGGCAATCCAGCCCTGTTCGCCAGTTTCGACGCCTTGCGCGCCATCGGCGTGCGCTTCGCCGCCGACGACTTCGGCACCGGCTATTCCTGCCTGCAACATCTGAAATGCTGCCCCATCACCACATTGAAAATCGACCAATCCTTTGTCGCCAGGCTCCCGGATGATGCCCGTGACCAAACTATCGTGCGGGCGGTGATCCAGCTCGCGCACGGGCTGGGCATGGATGTCATTTTCAGAAGACGACTGCACCAGTTGATTGGGCGTAATGGCTGTTGTGCAGCCAGCTCCTGA
- the merE gene encoding broad-spectrum mercury transporter MerE, whose protein sequence is MNAPDKLPPETRQPVSGYLWGALAVLTCPCHLPILAAVLAGTTAGAFLGEHWGVAALALTGLFVLAVTRLLRAFRGGS, encoded by the coding sequence GTGAACGCCCCTGACAAACTGCCGCCCGAGACGCGCCAACCCGTTTCCGGCTACCTGTGGGGTGCGCTGGCCGTGTTGACCTGCCCCTGCCATCTGCCGATTCTCGCCGCCGTGCTGGCCGGGACGACCGCCGGTGCCTTCCTTGGCGAGCATTGGGGTGTTGCCGCGCTCGCGCTGACCGGCTTGTTCGTTCTGGCCGTAACGCGGCTGCTGCGCGCCTTCCGGGGCGGATCATGA
- the merD gene encoding mercury resistance co-regulator MerD yields the protein MSAYTVSQLAHNAGVSVHIVRDYLVRGLLRPVACTTGGYGVFDDAALQRLCFVRAAFEAGIGLDALARLCRALDAADGAQAAAQLAVLRQLVERRRAALAHLDAQLASMPAERAHEEALP from the coding sequence ATGAGCGCCTACACGGTATCGCAACTGGCCCATAACGCTGGGGTGAGCGTACATATCGTGCGCGACTACCTGGTGCGCGGCTTGTTACGGCCGGTGGCCTGCACCACGGGCGGCTACGGCGTGTTCGACGATGCGGCCTTGCAACGGCTGTGCTTCGTGCGCGCGGCCTTCGAGGCGGGTATCGGCCTGGATGCCCTGGCGCGGCTGTGCCGTGCGCTCGACGCAGCGGACGGCGCACAAGCCGCAGCGCAGCTTGCCGTGCTGCGCCAGTTGGTCGAGCGGCGGCGCGCGGCGTTGGCCCATCTGGACGCGCAACTGGCCTCCATGCCAGCCGAGCGGGCGCACGAGGAGGCATTGCCGTGA
- a CDS encoding broad-spectrum class A beta-lactamase TEM-1, with protein sequence MSIQHFRVALIPFFAAFCLPVFAHPETLVKVKDAEDQLGARVGYIELDLNSGKILESFRPEERFPMMSTFKVLLCGAVLSRVDAGQEQLGRRIHYSQNDLVEYSPVTEKHLTDGMTVRELCSAAITMSDNTAANLLLTTIGGPKELTAFLHNMGDHVTRLDRWEPELNEAIPNDERDTTMPAAMATTLRKLLTGELLTLASRQQLIDWMEADKVAGPLLRSALPAGWFIADKSGAGERGSRGIIAALGPDGKPSRIVVIYTTGSQATMDERNRQIAEIGASLIKHW encoded by the coding sequence ATGAGTATTCAACATTTTCGTGTCGCCCTTATTCCCTTTTTTGCGGCATTTTGCCTTCCTGTTTTTGCTCACCCAGAAACGCTGGTGAAAGTAAAAGATGCTGAAGATCAGTTGGGTGCACGAGTGGGTTACATCGAACTGGATCTCAACAGCGGTAAGATCCTTGAGAGTTTTCGCCCCGAAGAACGTTTTCCAATGATGAGCACTTTTAAAGTTCTGCTATGTGGTGCGGTATTATCCCGTGTTGACGCCGGGCAAGAGCAACTCGGTCGCCGCATACACTATTCTCAGAATGACTTGGTTGAGTACTCACCAGTCACAGAAAAGCATCTTACGGATGGCATGACAGTAAGAGAATTATGCAGTGCTGCCATAACCATGAGTGATAACACTGCTGCCAACTTACTTCTGACAACGATCGGAGGACCGAAGGAGCTAACCGCTTTTTTGCACAACATGGGGGATCATGTAACTCGCCTTGATCGTTGGGAACCGGAGCTGAATGAAGCCATACCAAACGACGAGCGTGACACCACGATGCCTGCAGCAATGGCAACAACGTTGCGCAAACTATTAACTGGCGAACTACTTACTCTAGCTTCCCGGCAACAATTAATAGACTGGATGGAGGCGGATAAAGTTGCAGGACCACTTCTGCGCTCGGCCCTTCCGGCTGGCTGGTTTATTGCTGATAAATCTGGAGCCGGTGAGCGTGGGTCTCGCGGTATCATTGCAGCACTGGGGCCAGATGGTAAGCCCTCCCGTATCGTAGTTATCTACACGACGGGGAGTCAGGCAACTATGGATGAACGAAATAGACAGATCGCTGAGATAGGTGCCTCACTGATTAAGCATTGGTAA
- a CDS encoding IS6-like element IS26 family transposase — MNPFKGRHFQRDIILWAVRWYCKYGISYRELQEMLAERGVNVDHSTIYRWVQRYAPEMEKRLRWYWRNPSDLCPWHMDETYVKVNGRWAYLYRAVDSRGRTVDFYLSSRRNSKAAYRFLGKILNNVKKWQIPRFINTDKAPAYGRALALLKREGRCPSDVEHRQIKYRNNVIECDHGKLKRIINATLGFKSMKTAYATIKGIEVMRALRKGQASAFYYGDPLGEMRLVSRVFEM, encoded by the coding sequence ATGAACCCATTCAAAGGCCGGCATTTTCAGCGTGACATCATTCTGTGGGCCGTACGCTGGTACTGCAAATACGGCATCAGTTACCGTGAGCTGCAGGAGATGCTGGCTGAACGCGGAGTGAATGTCGATCACTCCACGATTTACCGCTGGGTTCAGCGTTATGCGCCTGAAATGGAAAAACGGCTGCGCTGGTACTGGCGTAACCCTTCCGATCTTTGCCCGTGGCACATGGATGAAACCTACGTGAAGGTCAATGGCCGCTGGGCGTATCTGTACCGGGCCGTCGACAGCCGGGGCCGCACTGTCGATTTTTATCTCTCCTCCCGTCGTAACAGCAAAGCTGCATACCGGTTTCTGGGTAAAATCCTCAACAACGTGAAGAAGTGGCAGATCCCACGATTCATCAACACGGATAAAGCGCCCGCCTATGGTCGCGCGCTTGCTCTGCTCAAACGCGAAGGCCGGTGCCCGTCTGACGTTGAACACCGACAGATTAAGTACCGGAACAACGTGATTGAATGCGATCATGGCAAACTGAAACGGATAATCAACGCCACGCTGGGATTTAAATCCATGAAGACGGCTTACGCCACCATCAAAGGTATTGAGGTGATGCGTGCACTACGCAAAGGCCAGGCCTCAGCATTTTATTATGGTGATCCCCTGGGCGAAATGCGCCTGGTAAGCAGAGTTTTTGAAATGTAA